A stretch of the Balneolales bacterium ANBcel1 genome encodes the following:
- the clpX gene encoding ATP-dependent Clp protease ATP-binding subunit ClpX, whose translation MSDKEKKIRCSFCGRSSHEVNSMVAGPSVYICDQCITDASGIVKKDLSDEKQFTQDFRYDLKPVEIKAYLDEYVIDQEDAKKTLSVAVYNHYKRIASPEFDDDDAEIEKSNIVLLGPTGSGKTLLARTLAGIIDVPFCIADATALTEAGYVGEDVESILSNLLQAADYDVERAERGIVYIDEVDKVARRGDNPSITRDVSGEGVQQALLKILEGTSANVPPKGGRKHPEQSFITVNTKNILFICGGAFEGLNEIISRRLSTTSMGFNADYRDKFDKDDPKIFTYVEPEDLQKYGLIPELIGRLPIISGLEELSEEAMINILLKPKNAIIKQYQKLFRMEGVELEFEEEALKELVRLALKRKTGARGLRSIMERSMLDIMFTLPTMENIERCIITKETISTLAPPVYKKRKASA comes from the coding sequence ATGAGCGACAAGGAAAAGAAAATTCGCTGCTCTTTCTGCGGACGGTCCAGTCACGAAGTGAACAGCATGGTGGCCGGCCCCAGTGTATACATCTGTGATCAATGTATCACGGATGCGTCCGGTATCGTGAAGAAAGACCTCTCTGACGAGAAACAGTTTACGCAGGATTTCCGCTACGACCTCAAACCGGTGGAGATCAAAGCATATCTTGACGAGTACGTCATCGATCAGGAGGATGCGAAGAAAACCCTTTCCGTAGCGGTTTACAACCACTACAAGCGGATTGCAAGTCCCGAGTTTGACGACGACGACGCGGAAATCGAGAAAAGCAATATCGTGCTCCTGGGACCGACCGGGTCGGGAAAAACCCTGCTGGCACGTACGCTTGCAGGGATTATTGATGTCCCGTTTTGCATAGCCGATGCCACGGCGCTCACCGAGGCGGGTTATGTCGGCGAGGATGTTGAAAGCATATTGTCAAATCTGCTTCAGGCCGCTGATTATGATGTTGAACGGGCCGAGCGGGGCATTGTCTATATTGATGAAGTGGACAAGGTGGCCCGGCGCGGCGACAACCCCTCCATAACCAGGGATGTTTCCGGTGAAGGGGTGCAGCAGGCGCTTCTCAAGATCCTGGAAGGGACCAGCGCCAATGTACCGCCCAAAGGCGGACGGAAACACCCGGAGCAAAGCTTTATCACCGTTAATACCAAAAATATCCTCTTTATCTGTGGCGGTGCCTTTGAAGGGCTTAACGAGATTATTTCACGGCGCCTGTCAACAACAAGTATGGGGTTCAACGCCGATTACCGGGACAAGTTCGACAAGGACGACCCCAAAATATTCACATACGTGGAACCCGAAGATTTACAGAAGTACGGCTTGATACCGGAACTGATCGGGCGTCTGCCCATCATATCGGGACTGGAAGAGCTTTCCGAGGAAGCGATGATCAACATTCTGCTCAAGCCAAAGAACGCGATCATCAAGCAGTACCAGAAACTGTTCCGGATGGAGGGCGTTGAGCTTGAGTTTGAAGAGGAGGCGCTCAAAGAACTGGTGAGACTGGCGCTCAAGCGAAAGACCGGCGCGCGCGGACTCCGTTCCATCATGGAGCGTTCCATGCTCGATATCATGTTCACCCTGCCCACCATGGAGAATATTGAGCGCTGTATCATTACCAAAGAGACGATTTCCACACTCGCCCCTCCAGTCTACAAGAAGCGGAAGGCCTCGGCTTAA